In Anseongella ginsenosidimutans, one genomic interval encodes:
- a CDS encoding RNA polymerase sigma-70 factor, producing the protein MNFRKLTDSHLTGLFRGIGSEKVPVSVQERAFEEIYRRYWLQLFQVAWQKTGEREAAEELVQELFVRLWERRLELEVTSSLKNYLHTAIRYRIMNFIRDQMLSSRHLIAIKNSFSAPAENMIEQDLRLRELDTSLKASIKKLPLKSRTIFELSRGRHFSNKQIAGQLKISEKTVEYHLTKSLKLLRVYLKDFVTVLLIILMGL; encoded by the coding sequence GTGAATTTTAGAAAGCTTACCGATAGTCATTTAACGGGCCTGTTCCGGGGTATTGGATCGGAGAAAGTGCCTGTTTCCGTGCAGGAGCGGGCATTTGAAGAGATCTATCGTCGCTACTGGCTCCAGCTTTTCCAGGTTGCCTGGCAGAAGACCGGTGAAAGGGAAGCGGCGGAAGAGCTGGTTCAGGAACTTTTCGTACGCTTGTGGGAAAGACGGCTGGAACTGGAGGTGACGTCTTCGTTGAAAAATTACCTGCATACGGCCATCCGCTACCGGATCATGAACTTTATTCGCGATCAGATGCTTTCCTCCAGGCATCTGATCGCGATAAAAAATAGTTTTTCAGCGCCGGCTGAAAATATGATCGAACAGGATCTCCGCTTGCGGGAACTTGATACCAGCCTCAAGGCGTCTATTAAAAAGCTGCCCCTCAAGTCCAGGACCATTTTTGAGTTGAGCCGGGGCCGGCATTTTTCCAATAAACAGATTGCGGGTCAGCTTAAAATTTCCGAAAAGACCGTGGAGTATCATCTGACCAAATCACTGAAGCTGCTCCGGGTTTACCTCAAAGATTTTGTAACGGTACTCCTGATAATACTGATGGGGCTGTAA
- a CDS encoding 3-keto-disaccharide hydrolase, with translation MKRLFKMAGTGYPVLGMALVVAASAGTVTAQELNTLSKKEKKQGWTLLFDGETTNGWHTYLKDEAGAAWTVSEGALAFDPEAGEGGDLVTDGEYENYELSLEWKISEGGNSGVIFNVHEDPEYGATYVTGPEMQVLDNEKAHDNKEDDHLAGSLYDMVAVGRDVANPAGEWNQARLRLKDAHLTLWLNGTKTADVTIGSEEWKELLAASKFKDWEHFATYLKGRIALQDHGNKVWYRNIKIREL, from the coding sequence ATGAAAAGATTGTTTAAAATGGCCGGGACGGGTTACCCGGTGCTGGGAATGGCACTGGTTGTGGCTGCAAGTGCGGGCACTGTAACGGCGCAGGAGCTGAATACGCTTAGCAAAAAAGAAAAGAAACAGGGATGGACGCTCTTGTTCGACGGGGAAACGACCAATGGCTGGCATACTTACCTGAAAGATGAGGCCGGCGCGGCCTGGACGGTCAGCGAAGGCGCGCTGGCATTCGACCCGGAAGCGGGCGAAGGCGGCGACCTGGTTACTGACGGTGAATATGAGAACTACGAACTCAGCCTCGAGTGGAAGATCTCCGAAGGCGGGAACAGCGGCGTTATTTTTAACGTTCACGAAGACCCGGAATACGGGGCAACTTATGTGACCGGCCCGGAAATGCAGGTCCTTGACAATGAAAAGGCGCACGATAATAAGGAAGACGATCACCTGGCCGGCTCCCTTTACGATATGGTAGCCGTAGGAAGGGATGTTGCCAACCCCGCCGGCGAATGGAACCAGGCTCGCCTGCGTTTAAAGGACGCCCACCTGACCCTTTGGCTGAACGGCACTAAAACCGCCGACGTGACCATTGGTTCCGAAGAATGGAAGGAACTGCTCGCGGCCAGCAAATTTAAAGACTGGGAACATTTTGCCACTTACCTGAAAGGCCGCATTGCACTCCAGGATCATGGCAACAAAGTTTGGTACCGGAACATTAAGATCCGCGAACTTTAG
- a CDS encoding RagB/SusD family nutrient uptake outer membrane protein, with protein sequence MKKIINKAGFIAAVLMFLSINACTDLDENLYSEIPKENFYRNQREVMQAVLRPFTHMQAWLAPTGQSGFYYHSAMSADQLAWPQKGRHGYDGGDHIRLHYHTWTPEESRLRSAWNLMWTGVGFLNSTLEDFEEVDFPSIGISEEEKASITAEVKVLRAFHYMRIMDMWGNVPIVTNVADPLNAPTASREEVFNFVKEELEANVDLLQPLSQETLGRVSKAAGYAMLAELYLNAEVWSGTPMWDECIAACDKIISGDVGGLNGTLSLDENILDPFSNTNDQSNENIFQFAFSRKGGFTFDWAGFFMGYSNMSAALNVGYSGWNAFVVIPSAFDAFEENDLRKEEWFLFGPQYKYGTTEPILGTEEWNGEPLVYVNSIRRESEGDLESDGGMTEGEENSGARFHKYRSGTLNDENYWENDYVIYRLTEIYFNKAEALMRKNGGTATPEAVELINASRQRSFDAADWPAEAYTTATLDLDELLAERGREFIFEGKRRTDLIRFGKFTTASWWDHEPSDETKALFPIPSTQIASNPNLEQNPGY encoded by the coding sequence ATGAAAAAAATCATAAATAAAGCAGGATTTATTGCCGCGGTATTGATGTTTTTGAGCATAAATGCCTGTACGGACCTCGATGAAAACCTTTATAGCGAGATCCCCAAAGAGAACTTTTACAGGAACCAGCGGGAAGTAATGCAGGCGGTACTGCGGCCCTTCACCCATATGCAGGCCTGGCTTGCCCCCACCGGGCAAAGTGGATTTTACTACCACAGCGCCATGTCTGCCGACCAGCTGGCCTGGCCCCAGAAAGGACGTCACGGCTACGACGGAGGCGACCATATCCGTTTGCATTACCATACCTGGACACCGGAAGAAAGCCGGCTGAGGTCGGCCTGGAACCTGATGTGGACAGGCGTAGGCTTCCTCAACTCAACGCTTGAGGATTTTGAGGAGGTAGACTTTCCTTCCATTGGTATTTCGGAAGAAGAAAAAGCGTCCATCACGGCCGAAGTAAAGGTACTGCGTGCATTTCATTACATGCGGATCATGGATATGTGGGGTAATGTTCCTATTGTCACAAATGTGGCCGACCCGCTGAACGCGCCTACGGCTTCCCGCGAGGAGGTATTTAATTTCGTGAAGGAAGAGCTGGAAGCCAATGTTGACCTGCTTCAGCCGCTTTCACAGGAAACACTTGGCCGGGTATCAAAGGCGGCCGGTTATGCCATGCTGGCCGAACTTTACCTGAACGCAGAAGTTTGGTCCGGCACTCCAATGTGGGATGAGTGCATCGCGGCCTGCGATAAGATCATCAGCGGGGACGTGGGCGGCCTGAACGGCACGCTTTCCCTGGATGAAAATATCCTGGATCCGTTCAGCAATACCAACGATCAGTCAAATGAGAACATTTTCCAGTTCGCTTTCAGCCGCAAGGGCGGATTTACCTTTGACTGGGCCGGTTTCTTCATGGGCTACAGCAATATGTCGGCGGCGCTGAACGTCGGGTATTCCGGCTGGAACGCTTTCGTGGTGATTCCATCGGCATTTGACGCCTTCGAAGAAAACGACCTCCGTAAGGAAGAATGGTTCCTGTTTGGCCCGCAGTACAAGTACGGGACCACCGAGCCTATTCTCGGAACCGAAGAATGGAACGGGGAGCCCCTGGTATATGTGAACAGCATCCGCAGGGAAAGCGAAGGCGACCTGGAGAGCGACGGCGGCATGACCGAAGGAGAAGAGAACAGCGGCGCCCGCTTCCATAAATACCGTTCCGGAACGCTGAACGATGAGAATTACTGGGAGAACGATTATGTGATCTACCGCCTGACGGAAATTTATTTTAACAAGGCGGAAGCGCTTATGCGGAAGAACGGCGGGACGGCCACTCCCGAAGCCGTAGAACTGATCAATGCTTCCCGCCAACGATCATTTGACGCTGCTGACTGGCCGGCTGAAGCCTATACGACCGCTACGCTTGACCTGGATGAATTACTGGCCGAACGCGGCCGGGAATTCATTTTCGAAGGGAAACGGCGTACGGACCTGATCCGCTTCGGAAAATTCACCACGGCAAGCTGGTGGGATCATGAGCCGAGTGATGAAACCAAGGCTTTGTTCCCGATCCCCAGTACGCAGATTGCGTCCAATCCGAATTTGGAGCAGAACCCGGGGTATTAA
- a CDS encoding TonB-dependent receptor codes for MKITVFQLAVMLSFTSLSLANDSKAQGVLQTRVSLETGHTSLRSVLKQLESQGNVKFVYSSRIVPVKKQVSVNIEGQELEQVLDELLQPYGIGYEVINKQIVLVKAPFQASAAAPEPGGGSSLVINRVQQTITGKVTDAQTGEPVPGVNVLIKGTTVGTSTDMEGNYSLSVPDPEGNPVLVFSFLGYASQEIPVGTSPVINVSLEQDVAALDEVVVVGYGTQSRREVTSAIATVKAEDFNQGGARSPLDLIQGKVAGLSITRNQGNNPNSSAAIQLRGITSIEGDRSPLIVIDGIPGGDLDLLQQDDIASFDVLKDGSAAAIYGTRANGGVILITTKKGRAGEPRFNYSTYVQREAVDKKPDYLNASEYRELIDQGLINESEDLGASTDLYDMLINKDNLSQYHNFAASGGSANTNYRASVYFNEAEGIAKQNGRKEFGGRLNINQTGLQDRLHLQVNLATNFNKANMLGGGDGDDDFDDGSFGSDFEQAIQRNPTAPIRNPDGSFVETTAYNNYNPLSRLENRIAERNEQTFSGDAKLTLDIIDGLTASAFGSYVRNNWNDRYYRSVNDWDQREGQQYQGMGYASKRNHLDWTQTFESTVNYQKTFAEEHSLDAIVGYSYQYATTELFNVNNNGFTTDAFEDWNLGEGSAISNTDLPRPGMGSEKYDNTLVAFFGRVNYSFRDKYFAQVILRREGSSRFGANNKWGNFPAASVGWTLSQEDFIKDISFINNLKLRVGYGETGNQGIPNYRSLITLSGGGVYPQNGVYYETYGPSRNPNPDLRWETKKEWNFGLDFGLFENRLSGALDVYSRTTEDLLYSYTTQLPSFIHADIFTNVGSISNKGVELLLSVVAVDKPDFDWSMDFTANSQFNRLTSLSNDLYKATWLEFAGLPSPGNLGNAIRVYEGGTIGNFYGKRFAGFTEDGQWQFYKADGSIAGADEMNEDDLTVIGNGVPKYMASWSNSFRYRNFDLTVFFRGKFGFDILNTKEMYFGNKKWLPNNLLQSAVTTHAELNDDPQYSDYYIEKGDFVKLDNVTLGYNFSLDNPWVRSLRVYVTGRNLATITGYSGIDPELQDIGFETGVDNRSFYPRTKSFTIGLNVGF; via the coding sequence ATGAAAATCACAGTATTTCAATTGGCCGTCATGCTGTCGTTTACCAGTTTAAGCCTGGCAAACGACAGCAAGGCGCAAGGAGTGTTGCAAACCCGGGTTAGCCTGGAGACCGGCCATACGTCATTAAGATCCGTCCTTAAACAACTTGAAAGCCAGGGAAACGTAAAGTTTGTTTATAGTTCCCGTATTGTACCTGTAAAAAAACAGGTATCGGTTAATATTGAAGGGCAGGAACTGGAGCAGGTCCTGGACGAACTGCTCCAGCCGTACGGGATTGGCTACGAAGTCATCAACAAGCAGATCGTGCTGGTGAAAGCTCCTTTCCAGGCATCCGCTGCGGCCCCGGAGCCAGGCGGCGGCAGCAGCCTGGTCATTAACCGGGTGCAGCAGACGATCACGGGTAAGGTTACCGACGCGCAAACGGGTGAACCCGTTCCCGGTGTGAACGTCCTGATCAAGGGAACTACTGTCGGCACCTCTACCGATATGGAAGGGAACTATTCCCTGTCAGTTCCGGACCCGGAAGGCAACCCGGTGCTGGTATTCTCCTTCCTTGGCTATGCCAGCCAGGAAATTCCCGTAGGTACCAGTCCGGTAATTAATGTAAGCCTGGAACAGGATGTCGCAGCGCTTGATGAAGTGGTAGTCGTAGGATACGGTACGCAGTCCCGCAGGGAAGTTACTTCAGCCATTGCCACGGTAAAAGCGGAAGATTTCAACCAGGGCGGCGCCCGCTCGCCGCTTGACCTGATCCAGGGAAAAGTAGCCGGCCTCAGCATTACCCGTAACCAGGGAAACAACCCCAATTCCAGCGCAGCCATTCAGCTTCGCGGGATCACTTCGATTGAAGGAGACCGGAGCCCCCTGATCGTTATCGACGGCATCCCTGGCGGCGACCTGGACCTGCTGCAGCAGGACGACATTGCCTCCTTTGACGTACTGAAAGACGGTTCTGCCGCAGCTATTTATGGTACACGTGCCAATGGAGGCGTTATTCTTATCACTACCAAGAAAGGAAGAGCGGGAGAGCCCCGGTTCAACTATTCTACCTACGTGCAGCGCGAAGCGGTGGACAAAAAGCCGGATTACCTGAATGCTTCCGAATACCGGGAACTGATAGACCAGGGCCTGATCAATGAAAGCGAAGACCTTGGCGCGTCCACTGACCTGTACGACATGCTGATCAATAAGGACAACCTGAGCCAGTACCATAACTTTGCCGCTTCGGGCGGAAGCGCCAATACCAATTACCGGGCTTCGGTTTACTTTAACGAAGCCGAGGGGATCGCCAAGCAGAACGGCCGCAAAGAATTCGGCGGAAGGCTGAACATCAACCAAACAGGTTTGCAGGACCGCCTCCACCTCCAGGTAAACTTGGCTACGAATTTCAATAAAGCCAACATGCTGGGCGGGGGAGACGGAGACGATGATTTCGATGACGGTTCCTTCGGCTCCGACTTTGAACAAGCCATCCAGCGGAATCCCACCGCCCCTATCCGCAACCCGGATGGGAGTTTCGTGGAAACGACCGCCTACAATAACTACAACCCCTTGTCACGGCTGGAAAACAGGATCGCCGAGCGGAACGAGCAAACTTTTTCGGGCGATGCAAAGCTTACGCTTGACATCATCGACGGCCTCACCGCTTCAGCTTTCGGCTCCTACGTGAGGAACAACTGGAACGACCGATACTACCGTTCGGTAAACGACTGGGACCAGCGGGAAGGGCAGCAGTACCAGGGCATGGGCTATGCCTCCAAAAGGAACCACCTGGACTGGACCCAGACATTTGAATCCACGGTCAATTACCAGAAGACCTTTGCAGAAGAGCATTCACTGGACGCGATCGTGGGATATAGTTATCAATACGCTACCACCGAGCTTTTCAATGTAAACAACAATGGTTTTACCACGGATGCATTTGAAGACTGGAACCTGGGAGAAGGCAGCGCAATCAGCAATACCGACCTGCCCAGGCCGGGTATGGGCAGCGAAAAATACGATAATACGCTGGTCGCCTTCTTTGGAAGGGTCAATTACTCCTTCAGGGATAAGTACTTTGCCCAGGTGATCCTGCGGCGTGAAGGATCTTCCCGCTTCGGCGCCAATAATAAATGGGGGAATTTCCCGGCGGCTTCCGTGGGCTGGACCCTGAGCCAGGAGGATTTCATCAAGGATATTTCCTTTATCAATAACCTTAAATTAAGGGTGGGTTACGGAGAAACCGGAAACCAGGGTATCCCCAACTACCGTTCGCTGATCACCCTCAGCGGGGGAGGGGTTTACCCGCAAAACGGCGTGTACTACGAAACCTACGGGCCTTCCCGGAACCCGAACCCCGATCTTCGCTGGGAAACCAAGAAAGAATGGAACTTCGGTTTGGATTTCGGCCTGTTTGAAAACCGCCTCAGCGGCGCACTGGACGTTTACAGCCGTACAACGGAAGACCTGCTGTACAGCTACACCACCCAGCTGCCTTCCTTCATTCATGCCGACATTTTCACCAACGTGGGAAGCATCAGCAATAAAGGGGTAGAACTCTTATTAAGCGTGGTAGCTGTTGACAAGCCCGACTTTGACTGGAGCATGGATTTCACTGCCAACTCTCAGTTCAACCGGCTGACTTCCCTTTCTAACGACCTCTATAAAGCTACCTGGCTTGAATTTGCCGGCTTGCCTTCTCCCGGGAACCTTGGGAACGCGATCCGCGTGTACGAAGGCGGAACGATCGGCAATTTTTACGGAAAGCGCTTTGCCGGTTTTACTGAGGACGGGCAATGGCAGTTCTATAAGGCGGACGGCTCTATCGCCGGGGCCGATGAAATGAATGAGGACGACCTTACCGTCATCGGCAACGGGGTGCCCAAATACATGGCTTCCTGGAGCAACTCCTTCCGGTACAGGAATTTCGACCTGACCGTGTTCTTCAGGGGTAAATTTGGTTTTGATATTCTGAACACCAAGGAAATGTACTTCGGCAATAAAAAGTGGCTGCCCAATAACCTGCTGCAAAGCGCGGTGACCACTCATGCGGAGCTGAATGACGATCCCCAGTATTCCGACTATTACATCGAAAAGGGTGACTTTGTGAAACTGGATAACGTTACCCTGGGCTATAACTTCAGCCTGGACAATCCCTGGGTACGCAGCCTGCGAGTATATGTGACCGGCCGAAACCTGGCTACGATCACCGGCTACAGCGGCATTGACCCGGAACTGCAGGACATCGGTTTCGAAACGGGCGTGGATAACAGGAGTTTTTACCCGCGTACGAAGTCCTTTACGATTGGTCTGAACGTTGGATTTTAA